The DNA segment TGCTATAGCCCCATCTGAAGAAACCCCATAGAAGACTTGTGATGGAATATTAGAAACTTGCTTACGCACATCCTCTGGTAGATCTGATGCAGTGATTGCAAGAAGTGCATTGAGCCCCCATGATGATGTCTGAGTCAATTTGCCAAAGAGGTTTTGTCCACACTTAGTTAATGCACTTGTTTCATCTATTCCACTCTTCCGAAAATACCGATTTGCAATTGTTGTGACTTCTTCACCATTTACCCAATCCTTTAGAATTAACGCCAATTTATCGCCATCGGTTGCTGAACCTCCAAGAACTTCGTTCAGATTATCTCGCAATTCGGGGACACGTAGTAACACACCCATCATATCTTTAAGTGTCCCGTCACCTTTCCGAAACAAACGCTCGCGGTCCCACGATTCTGGGCCTAAGTCGCCACGATTTGAAAGTATGGTTTGTATGCTCTGCAGTGAGAAACCGGTACTGTCTACGAGCTTTAGGGGCTGCCGTGGTTTCGCCATGTAGGTGACATAATCATTAATTCCGGCTAGCAAACTGTTTGCAATCTGACTGTTTGAGTAACGAAGCTTTTCAAAGCCAAACGTACCTCGCAGTACTTGTTCAATCTGCTCTGAATAATTCGATGGTTGCCCCATCTGGCGATATGTGTGAACGAGATACTGGAGAAAGCCCGACCATTCAGGGTGTCTGTAGACAATAGCACCAAGGTCGGATAACTCATTACTTGCCGATTGTGCTAACTGAATGAGTGCCGAATTGAGATCTCCAGTATTTCGGTGGATGAACTCTTTGCGTTTAGATACTTCTTCTGCATCAGTGGCAACCAATGAGACTACGCCTAGTTTCGCTTGTGAAATCCGTCCGGCTCGACCTGCAATATTCCAGAAGTCTTCAGGAGGCATAGGTATTGAGCCACTTTTTGCTGGATATGAAGTCGCGGCCATGACAACGCCGCTCACAGGAAAGTTTACCCCTTGAGCAATGGTGGTGGTGGCAGCCAATACGTCAAGTTCTTCTTTCTCAAACAACCATTCCATGAGAATTTTGACTTCGTCCGGTAACCCACCGTGGTGAACTCCGATACGATGCTGAAGCAAGTCGACTAAGGGGAAGGATTCTCCCAACTCAGCAGCAACATATTCTTTTACGAAATTCACATTGTCAGTAAGCACTGTGGCTTTTTCGGACTTCAACTTTTCAGCTAACCCCCAAACATAATCGGGTCGACTATGCATCGCAATGACTGGTCCTCGGGACATCAGCTTTCGTGTCGCGATAGCAGCTAAAGTGCCGACATGTTTTGCCTTTGAAAGTGTTGGAGCTAAATTCTCATTCTTGCCAATTGATAGATGCTGACTAATGGCAATTGTCTGTCGAGAGGTATGAACCGTCTCAAACTCAAGGCGATAGTCACGGCTTCGGCTATTGAGTGGACCCATATCGACTGGAGAGACAATCCCAATTGCTCTATCGTTTGGTTGCCAGTCTATACCAATACTGATGTCATCCGAGTTTTGCCCACCGAGCCAACGAGCGACTTCTCGAGCATTTCTAATAAATGGAGTGAGAAGAAGGAATTGAGCGTTACGGCACTCTCGGTTAATTGTTGCAAGTAGTAATTCAAGCTTTAGACCTCGCTCTGTGTCCTGAATCGTATGTGCTTCATCAACTACGACTAGTGTAAGAGGGCGGCCTATTTCTTGTTCCCACCCTTGCCGTAGCATCAAATCAAATTTTTCTGGAGTGGAGACAAGAACACGAAATTGGGAGTCTACTTGTACCTCTTTGAGTACATTTGATTCAATGCTATCGATCTCCATTGCCGGGCTGACACGTTCAACATTAATATTGAGTGGTCCGAAATCGCGTCGCAATTGGCGAGTGACTTGATTTACGAGAGCTCTGCTCGGGGCTAGATATGCGACCCAGCCCTTTCGATCTTCAAATTGATTGAGCGCCTGAAGCATTCGGAATTGTGCGATAAGGGTTTTACCACTTGAGGTTGGTAAGCTAACAACAATCGCGCGACGACTTGAACCCAATAGTCCACGCTCTGCGAGAGTTTGACGTTGTGGTGGCAATACATCGAACAATGCTCGGTCGCCTCGCCCCCGATCAGTGATCTGACGGACAAAATCAGTTACACGTGAGTTTACTGCTCGAGTTACTGACCAGATCGAGTTATCTACCAATTGAGCAGCTGCTCTGGACATCAATCTCGACATGGCTTCCAGTTTAACTAAGCGTGCAGTTTCGCAAGCAGCAATAGCACGATCAAAATGCGAATCCAGGAGTTGCTGAACTTGATAGTTGCCGTCAACGACACCATCAGTAATGAAGTGGGCTAAAATATCGGCTGCTTTTGCTAAGTGATAAATTGCAATTAATTCGAGAGCGGATCGCTTTGCCTGGAGAGGTGCTTGTGACTTGAGGTATTTACTTTCAAATTGTTCTTGAGCAGTTCGAAGTGCTGCTACTCTATCTAAAATAATATCCCGATCACTCCAGCCATTCTTGCGTATCAGCCTTAGCCAAATGTCGGTAAGCGTGCCGTGGCAACGCTGGCCCCAGTCTGTGGAATTGATAGGTAGCTTAGGCCAGCTGTTAGTTTCATCGAGTAGTCGAAGCCAACGCGCAGCATCTGCTCCCCGATCCCCAAGTACAGCTAATGCTGCTGCACGCAATAGCTGTGTTCCAGCAACGAGGCTGTCTTCCGGATGTGGTAGAATCCGCAACAGCCGGAAGCAATCTGCAGCAGCTTTTCGTGACTGAGTTCGATGGTTTTTGTCATCGGAAAGGCGATAAGTCTCCAAATCCAAAACCGCAAGTTCCAATGCATCTGCAACTTGCTCGATTAAATCAGCATCGAAGGTAACGATGCCTCCATCAATCTCCCGGATCAATTGTATACGATCAGCTTCTGCGAGAGCTGCTCGTAATTTAACTTCGATGGAATTGAGTAACCAGTGACTCATGAGGTAACTCCTGCACGAATAGCGGCAGGAAGACTACTAATTGGCCATGGTAGGTAAAGAGCGATAAGACGACAGATAGTTCCGGACTTCAACAGTGATCCTAACTTGCGCCCCCTTCCTTTAAGATCTTTCTCATTCGCGGCCTGATCTCGAACAAGCACTCCAAAAAGTGCCACATCACACCGTTGCGAATTGAAATATCGTATAGAAGCTTCGTTAAAAGCAATTTCATGCCGAGTGCCCTTCACACGAGGCAGAAGCCAGTACAAAAGTTGACATATAATCCGTAAGTCGTTTGCAATAGCATCGATCTGATGTCCAATTCCGCCTGTACGTCCAGACATTACCTGTGGTGGCCATTTTTTTTCACTTGAGCATTTCACCTCACCAAATGCAAACCGGTGAGTCAATCCATCACGTTGAAGTCCTACGATGTCTGCACCTGGTAGTGAGGCAAATGGATTGCGTTTGTCTCGCTCTGTATTCCATGGGAATACAATATTGTGATTCTCTTCCAGTATCGCTTCAGCAATTGCTTCACCAGCCGCCCAATCACGATCTTCTGTTACTTCTGCTGCTAGAACTTCTTCCAGAGATGTTTGGCCCATGCCAGTAAGACTTAGTCCTCGGAGATGATTATGCATTTCTTCTCTGGCTGATGAATCGTCTAGTCTGGAAGCAACGCTTCCTGTTAAAAACTTACTGAAATCACTGTCATCCAATGCGCTATGCCCCACCCATGAAACGCTGCCATGACTCGAATTGTACACAATCTGTGATTTAAACGGCATATCTTACTTCCATCTATATCGGTTCAAATCGGAATAGTTGTTGAAAAGAATCACTTGCACCCTCGAGCGTTGGTACGCCAAAGTTAACTGTGTTTTTGATTTCAATGTTCAAATTAATAAGCAAAAAAGGTGGGATGTGTTTTTTATGATTGAGATGACGTTGTCATTGACGAACATTGGGTGACCTCACAGCTTGTCCTTCTGTCAAATTCACTACGGATAAGCTAACTGCTTGATCCTTTCTATGCAATCTTGATTTAACACTTATCGATCTAAGTGCAATCTCTCAAGATAACAGTTAATCAAACATCCCACCTCTCCCTCAGCTTCCCCCAATCCATCTCCAGACAAATCGGCTGCAGATGCTTCAGTTTGATGGGATCATGCCCACTGGTGGTCGACACACTGAGCGTCACTCAAATTCACTGTTTAGCAAGAGAAAGCTGTCAGTTCCTCTGCATGAGACGTCTATTTGAGCATTATTCGGGCATGCTGTGATCACCACAGCATGCCCGTTTCATGAGCGATATAGAACGATGCCTTACTGCACTCCATTAGAATAATTGTTAATGTGTATTCTCCAGAAAACTTTTGGTCTCATTAATTTACCCGATCGTGAACCCGCCTCCACGACAATACTGTATGAACTCTCTGATGTGGTTCTTACAGTCTGGCCCGGACAGCCACTTGATGTCGTCTTCCATTATTATGCTGCGGGTGAGGCGGAGAGAGCCGTCTGCCCCTCGGTGGTGTGCCAGTTCATCGGCGTCCGAGATATCGGAAAGTGCTCGCTCCAAAGCCGCTCCAAGTTGTTCGGCATCTGCTGCTGTAACAGTTTGGAAATCGTTGGACCAATAGCTGCCGTTCCAGTCGCTCTGCTGCGCCTCTTCTTCGGCGATAACAGTACCGGCTGGCTCCCAACCGTATCTCTCAGCGACGCTCAGCAGTCTGTGCCACCTGAAAAAGTCCCACCTGAAGTAGCCTGCCGGCCCTGTCAAATCCATACCCATTTGCAATACCTCCGTAAAAATAGAAAAGATGCAAAAGCAGAAAGAAGTTTTCTGCCTAGTGTGCATCCTGATGCTCAGCAGATACAAGTGTGCCTGACATACCTTGAATTGAATGGCTTCTTTCAGATTGCACATTCTCAAAATCCCGCTGAAGCGGGTGGAATGCCTGCGTGATAATAGAGCGGAGCGGATCATCGTTGGACTTACTATCGATGCTGCAGGAAGTAAAGTAAGGAGTAGTCTGCGTGCTGAAAAGTTCGTGATCGTCACTGAGAGCTAACCATCTCTCCCTCTGCTTCTCCCATTCCTTCACCAGACAAATTGACTGCAGATGCTTCAACTTGATCGGATCATGCCCAAGCGTGGTCTTGGGGAGGAATAAAATCGCTTCCTGAATATCTGGAGCCAGCAACAACAAGTTCATAATTTGGCTGATACGCGCACGACTTACATGCCCCAAACGTGCCAACTCGGCATAGTCCTTGACCACACCCGTTACTACCAACCGCTCGAGATGATGTGCCAATGCTATCAGCCGTGATATGCGAGGTATGCGACCTTCGGGAATTACAGGGGAAGGCATACGGGTAGTCATCACCCGTTGCCCCTTCCGATGCGTCTCAAACGATACATTCCACGTCTTGGCAATCATGCAGCGGTCTCCGTAAGAGTTTCGGTCAGCAGAGATTCGAGGCCAGTCGGATGGAAGTGCATGGTTACCTGTCCTGCTCTGCCATCGTAATCAATGCGGACGATGAGGAGTTGCAGGAGCTTCTGCTTCTCGACGACGTTCATGGCCTTCCAGAGTTCATCAAATCGGCTTAGCACCGAGGCCACCGATTCTGCCGTAATCGACCAATGGGCCAAGCGTGCCAGTTCATCGCGAATCTGGGCGAGCCGTGGCGTTTCGTGGGCGATCCGTTCCTGCACTTCGGCCAATCGGCTGGTTACTAGAGTGTTGACTTCACCTGCTTTGACCTGGCCTATCAGATTTCTGGTTTCCTGCTGCCAGCGCTTCAATTCTCGTTCCAGCAGTGCTTGTTCTGACTTGAGGGTTTGCCGATGTTCTTCATGGTGCTGGTGAATGATGGCGAGTACTTCAGTCTGTAATGCCGGGTCAGAGCCAATGCCCCGGATACGTTCGAGGACAAACTGTTCCATCTGGCCGGCGGGCACACTCTTGGAAGCGCATTTCTCCCAGCCCTGTTTCTGTGCTTTGGTGCAGGTGTAATAGCGATACTGGACTTTGCCGTTCTTGCAGCAGTAGGAAGGTGTCATGGCACATCCGCAGGGGACACATCGCAGCAAACCCTTCAATATCGAGCCATGGCGGTTCTTGATTTCCCGGCCACCATGGATGCCATTGCGTTCCAGTTGGGTCTGGACTCGCTGCCAGAGCACCTCATCAATGATGGCTTCGTGTTCACCAGCATAGACATTCTCCTTGTGACGTACCTGACCGAAGTAAAGCGGATTGGTGAGCAGATTCCATAAGCTGGTGCGGGTGAACTCCATGCCACCCTTGGCGATACCCATCCTGGTGGTGTATTGCTTGTTCCGCCAGCCACGCTGGTTCAGTTCTTGGACTACCGGAAGTAATGACCCATGCTCGGCATAGAGCCGGAAGATGGCACGCACGCGTGGTGCTTCTTCGTGGTTGATGATGAGCTTGTTGGTCACCGGGTCTGCATCGTAGCCGAGAATCGGCCTGCCACCTGACCATTTGCCCTTTTTGCGGGTGGCGGCGATCTTATCCCTCGTTCTCTCGGAAATTATTTCCCGTTCAAACTGGGCGAAGGACAACAGAATGTTGAGCGTCAATCGTCCCATGGAATGCGTCGTATTGAACTGCTGCGTCACACTCACGAAGCTAATGCCCTTGCGGTCAAAGATCTCCATCATGCGGGCAAAGTCGAGTAATGAACGGCTGAGGCGGTCTACTTTGTAAACAATGACACAGTCAATAAACCCGGCTTCAATGTCGGTGAGGAGTTGTCGCAGGGCAGGACGTTCCATGTTGCCACCGGTGAACCCACCATCGTCGTACTTGGCAGGCAAACACAGCCACCCCTCATGAGCCTGGCTTTTGATAAAGGCTTCGGCTGATTCCCGCTGTGCATCGAGCGAATTAAATTCCTGTTCCAAGCCTTCTTCGGTGCTCTTACGGGTGTAGATGGCACACCTTATTCTCTTGGGAGGTTTGTTCATGGTTTCCCTCCCCGCTTGATGCCGAAGAAGGCAAAGCCATTGAGGTGTTGGCCCGTGATGGCTTTGGCGACTGCAGTCAGTGTTGTGTAGGTGTTGCCATTCCAGATAAAGCCATCGGCCAGCACTTCGACATGTTGTTCAATGCCCTTGTAGGTTCTGGTGATGACTGCCCCGGGTGCTGGCAGTCGAATGTCCCGTTGCTGAGGAATGGGTAAGGTGGCTACTGGTGGCGGTGTCACCCGCAGGTCTTCCTCACGAGCCAGTTCCTTAGCCCTGGCCAGTGCCCGTTCCGAAAGCCCACCCATGGCCTGCGCCTGCAATCGCCAGGCAAGCCGTTTGGTCAGCCAATCTCTGTTATGGGCATTGGTGGGTTCGCCAAAGACCTCGGCATACATCTGCCGCAGGTCAGTTACCCGCAGGTGTGGCAACGATGCCAGTTTCTGCTTCAAGTCCATCATGCGTCTCCTTGTTCTCCAGAGGTGTTAACCGTCTTGGAGACACTGAGCAGAGTTTTCGCGGGAACAGCAAGGCAATCCTGCGTGGAATGCGGTAACTTCTGCCGGGTCAGAAGACGGTAGGTTATGCGCGCGAGGAGAGAAGTGAGAGCTTCGCATAGTGGATCAGTGGATCGAGTGTTGTGCATCGGTGGAGTCCTTACCATTGAGGCGGAGGGAACTGACTGGAGTACCACCAGCCGAAGCCAAGTTCTTCGCGGGTCCAGAGATAACACTTCGCCGGGTCGTGTGTGACGGTGCCATTAGTGGACAACATGTGCAGGCGGGACTTGCTGGGGCCGGGAATGAGCTTCGTAACCCTTTGGCGGGATTCCAGCTCTGTTCTGTCTTGTGCATCTGGGCATTGGCTTTGTCCATCGTACTCAGCAACACCGCCGCATTTATCGAGGAACTCCTCGGACTCTCGCGGGGTAAGTAGAGGGACTTGGGAGGTGACGGCCAGTGCTTCACTGGTAGGTGACACGTCATTTGCAGTATCCCACGAGCTATGGTTGGAAGCTGACAGTGGAGATAAAACCTTGGGCTTCGTCACCTCATCTAAGGCTGTGGCGGAATGTGCGAAATGCAAGGAATTTCTAGAGGTAGATGTGTATAATCGGGAACGCAGATTAGCGATGTAGTGACGGTAGTTGCGGTCATTTTCTTCTATCTCCATATGGCGATTATTCATGTCTTTTGCTCCTTAAAGGTTAGAAGAGAAGGATCGTCACCATCGTCATTTGAGTTGGTGGACGACTCGATCTGGGTTTGATCCAGCGGGCACATACATCCAGCCACGAGCAGTTCCACGATCCGACTTCCGTAGTTCAGGAATGTTCAATTGGCTCAGGTAACTCGACACGCGATTGGTTGGACGTTTCATTCCAGTAACGCGATTTACAACTTCTGCCATCCTTAGACTTGAGATGAACGCCGAATGCTTAAGCGGATCAAGCCCTTGCTCTTTCAGGAACTCTTGAATGCCGTCCTGCACCAACAGTTTTTCTTCTTCATCATCATCAATCCCTAACTGCCGTTCATGGATAACCCGTTGACATTCCTGGGGGGCAGAGAGACAAGACAGTACGAGTTTTTCCCATTCGCCCCACCGGGAGAATTTCTCCAGACGAAGTGGTGGCCTCTTTAACATGGTGATCAATCCGCCGATGATTTCCCAGCGATGCACCTCGATAAACTGCTGCGTATCACTTTCCC comes from the Planctomycetia bacterium genome and includes:
- a CDS encoding DEAD/DEAH box helicase; this translates as MSHWLLNSIEVKLRAALAEADRIQLIREIDGGIVTFDADLIEQVADALELAVLDLETYRLSDDKNHRTQSRKAAADCFRLLRILPHPEDSLVAGTQLLRAAALAVLGDRGADAARWLRLLDETNSWPKLPINSTDWGQRCHGTLTDIWLRLIRKNGWSDRDIILDRVAALRTAQEQFESKYLKSQAPLQAKRSALELIAIYHLAKAADILAHFITDGVVDGNYQVQQLLDSHFDRAIAACETARLVKLEAMSRLMSRAAAQLVDNSIWSVTRAVNSRVTDFVRQITDRGRGDRALFDVLPPQRQTLAERGLLGSSRRAIVVSLPTSSGKTLIAQFRMLQALNQFEDRKGWVAYLAPSRALVNQVTRQLRRDFGPLNINVERVSPAMEIDSIESNVLKEVQVDSQFRVLVSTPEKFDLMLRQGWEQEIGRPLTLVVVDEAHTIQDTERGLKLELLLATINRECRNAQFLLLTPFIRNAREVARWLGGQNSDDISIGIDWQPNDRAIGIVSPVDMGPLNSRSRDYRLEFETVHTSRQTIAISQHLSIGKNENLAPTLSKAKHVGTLAAIATRKLMSRGPVIAMHSRPDYVWGLAEKLKSEKATVLTDNVNFVKEYVAAELGESFPLVDLLQHRIGVHHGGLPDEVKILMEWLFEKEELDVLAATTTIAQGVNFPVSGVVMAATSYPAKSGSIPMPPEDFWNIAGRAGRISQAKLGVVSLVATDAEEVSKRKEFIHRNTGDLNSALIQLAQSASNELSDLGAIVYRHPEWSGFLQYLVHTYRQMGQPSNYSEQIEQVLRGTFGFEKLRYSNSQIANSLLAGINDYVTYMAKPRQPLKLVDSTGFSLQSIQTILSNRGDLGPESWDRERLFRKGDGTLKDMMGVLLRVPELRDNLNEVLGGSATDGDKLALILKDWVNGEEVTTIANRYFRKSGIDETSALTKCGQNLFGKLTQTSSWGLNALLAITASDLPEDVRKQVSNIPSQVFYGVSSDGAIALRLLGVPRRAAAPIAIKIGATESSSLPKLRKILTGMTETDWNATLGPQGSVYYRAWRIFEGVEN
- a CDS encoding recombinase family protein; this translates as MNKPPKRIRCAIYTRKSTEEGLEQEFNSLDAQRESAEAFIKSQAHEGWLCLPAKYDDGGFTGGNMERPALRQLLTDIEAGFIDCVIVYKVDRLSRSLLDFARMMEIFDRKGISFVSVTQQFNTTHSMGRLTLNILLSFAQFEREIISERTRDKIAATRKKGKWSGGRPILGYDADPVTNKLIINHEEAPRVRAIFRLYAEHGSLLPVVQELNQRGWRNKQYTTRMGIAKGGMEFTRTSLWNLLTNPLYFGQVRHKENVYAGEHEAIIDEVLWQRVQTQLERNGIHGGREIKNRHGSILKGLLRCVPCGCAMTPSYCCKNGKVQYRYYTCTKAQKQGWEKCASKSVPAGQMEQFVLERIRGIGSDPALQTEVLAIIHQHHEEHRQTLKSEQALLERELKRWQQETRNLIGQVKAGEVNTLVTSRLAEVQERIAHETPRLAQIRDELARLAHWSITAESVASVLSRFDELWKAMNVVEKQKLLQLLIVRIDYDGRAGQVTMHFHPTGLESLLTETLTETAA
- a CDS encoding DUF2924 domain-containing protein; amino-acid sequence: MDLKQKLASLPHLRVTDLRQMYAEVFGEPTNAHNRDWLTKRLAWRLQAQAMGGLSERALARAKELAREEDLRVTPPPVATLPIPQQRDIRLPAPGAVITRTYKGIEQHVEVLADGFIWNGNTYTTLTAVAKAITGQHLNGFAFFGIKRGGKP